One Corynebacterium efficiens YS-314 DNA segment encodes these proteins:
- the prpB gene encoding methylisocitrate lyase has product MNMFSTAKTPSERRKALRAALEAEPIVRLPGAFSPLVARSIEEAGFEGVYVSGAVVAADLALPDIGLTTLTEVAGRARQIARATDLPVLVDADTGFGEPINAARTVTELEDAGVAGCQLEDQVNPKRCGHLDGKEVVTTEQMVRRIGAAVSARRDPDFLICARTDAAGIEGMAAAIDRAHEYAAAGADVIFPEALHTREEFEMFRRAVPEVPLLANMTEFGKTELLTTRELEEIGYDAVIYPVTTLRIAMGHVEQALWEMADAGTQAGWVDRMQHRSRLYELVRYADFNVFDQNLFTYRPKT; this is encoded by the coding sequence ATGAACATGTTCTCAACGGCTAAGACACCATCGGAGCGTCGTAAAGCTCTCCGCGCGGCCCTGGAGGCCGAACCCATCGTGCGACTCCCGGGAGCCTTCTCCCCGCTGGTCGCCCGCTCCATCGAGGAGGCCGGTTTCGAGGGGGTCTACGTCAGCGGCGCGGTGGTCGCCGCCGACCTCGCGCTGCCCGACATCGGCCTGACCACCCTCACCGAGGTGGCCGGGCGTGCCCGCCAGATCGCCCGTGCCACGGACCTGCCGGTGCTTGTCGACGCCGACACCGGCTTCGGCGAACCCATCAACGCCGCCCGCACCGTCACCGAACTCGAGGACGCCGGCGTTGCCGGATGCCAGCTCGAGGACCAGGTCAACCCCAAACGCTGCGGCCACCTGGACGGCAAGGAGGTGGTGACCACCGAGCAGATGGTCCGGCGGATCGGTGCCGCGGTCTCCGCCCGCCGCGACCCGGACTTCCTTATCTGCGCCCGGACCGACGCCGCGGGTATCGAGGGCATGGCCGCCGCCATTGACCGCGCCCACGAATACGCCGCCGCCGGGGCGGATGTCATCTTCCCCGAGGCCCTGCACACCCGCGAGGAGTTCGAGATGTTCCGACGCGCGGTGCCCGAGGTGCCCCTGCTGGCCAACATGACGGAATTCGGCAAAACCGAACTGCTCACCACCCGGGAACTCGAGGAGATCGGATATGACGCCGTGATCTACCCCGTGACCACCCTGCGCATCGCCATGGGACATGTGGAGCAGGCCCTGTGGGAGATGGCGGATGCCGGCACCCAGGCGGGCTGGGTCGACCGCATGCAGCACCGCAGTCGCCTCTATGAGCTGGTCCGCTACGCCGATTTCAACGTCTTCGACCAGAACCTGTTCACCTACCGGCCGAAAACCTGA